A single region of the Microlunatus panaciterrae genome encodes:
- a CDS encoding ABC transporter ATP-binding protein, producing the protein MLEVKDLKVAYGRVRAVKGITFKVEQGQVVTLVGTNGAGKTTTLKTISGLLRPESGEIWFDGKRIDGVPAHEVLTRGLAQSPEGRRIFPRLTVEDNLRLGAFARRDKAGIAKDLARVFALFDILEARRAQPAGTFSGGEQQMLAIGRAMMSRPKLLMLDEPSMGLSPLMMQRIMSTIVELKSEGVTILLVEQNAQAALSLADYGYVLEVGRIVLENTGRNLLVDEAVRKAYLGED; encoded by the coding sequence ATGCTTGAGGTCAAGGACCTGAAGGTCGCCTACGGCCGGGTCCGCGCCGTCAAGGGGATCACCTTCAAGGTCGAGCAGGGCCAGGTGGTCACCCTGGTGGGCACCAACGGTGCCGGCAAGACGACCACGCTGAAGACCATCTCCGGCCTGCTGCGGCCCGAGTCCGGCGAGATCTGGTTCGACGGGAAGCGGATCGACGGCGTCCCCGCACACGAGGTGCTGACCCGCGGTCTGGCGCAGTCGCCCGAGGGGCGGCGGATCTTCCCGCGGCTGACGGTCGAGGACAACCTGCGGCTGGGCGCCTTCGCCCGCCGGGACAAGGCGGGGATAGCCAAGGACCTGGCGCGGGTGTTCGCCCTGTTCGACATCCTCGAGGCGCGGCGGGCCCAACCCGCCGGTACCTTCTCCGGGGGCGAGCAGCAGATGCTGGCGATCGGCCGGGCGATGATGAGCCGACCGAAGCTGCTGATGCTGGACGAGCCGTCGATGGGGCTCTCGCCGCTGATGATGCAGCGGATCATGTCCACCATCGTCGAGCTCAAGTCCGAGGGTGTCACCATCCTGCTGGTGGAACAGAACGCGCAGGCGGCGCTGTCGCTCGCCGACTACGGCTACGTGCTGGAGGTCGGCAGGATCGTGCTCGAGAACACCGGCAGAAACCTGCTGGTCGACGAGGCGGTCCGCAAGGCCTACCTGGGTGAGGACTGA
- a CDS encoding PaaI family thioesterase: MTTDLPEWFLNVRSALDEKMGLEVLELSAERVVGRMPVQGNTQPMGLWHGGASCVLAETLASIGAASHALPDRLAFGVDINATHHRSVAEGWVTGTATALRLGRTVVSYDVALTDDTGERIATARVTCQLAPARATPVDLLAGAQRAQSSPR; encoded by the coding sequence ATGACGACCGACCTGCCGGAGTGGTTCCTCAACGTCCGCAGCGCGCTGGACGAGAAGATGGGGCTTGAGGTGCTCGAGCTGTCCGCCGAACGGGTGGTCGGCCGGATGCCGGTCCAGGGCAACACCCAGCCGATGGGCCTATGGCACGGGGGCGCCTCCTGCGTGCTGGCGGAGACGCTGGCGTCGATCGGCGCCGCCAGCCACGCGCTGCCGGACCGGCTCGCCTTCGGTGTCGACATCAACGCCACCCACCACCGTTCGGTGGCCGAGGGCTGGGTCACCGGCACGGCGACGGCGCTGCGGCTCGGCCGTACGGTGGTCAGCTACGACGTGGCGCTGACCGACGACACCGGTGAGCGGATCGCGACAGCCCGGGTCACCTGTCAGCTGGCACCGGCCCGGGCTACGCCGGTCGACCTGCTGGCCGGCGCCCAGCGAGCTCAGTCCTCACCCAGGTAG